In the Brevundimonas sp. MF30-B genome, CGCTCGGTCATCCGGGCGATGTCCTCGGGGGGCGACGCGGCGATGTCGAAACTCATGGGGCGGGGCCTCGGCAGTGGTCGATGCATGGCAGATAGACCCTTGAAGCGGCTTGGCCAATGCCGCACGCCGGGCCAGCCGGCGCCGCAAATGCGAAGAAATGCGCGACGAGGGGTCAACTTTGCAGGCCCAAGGGCGTTAGGCTGGCCGGGGATCAAACAGAAGAACCGGAATGCCGCCAGCGACCGCCATCGTCGAACCGTCCTCGGCCGGAGACCTGCCCGCACCGCCTTCGCGTCTGGCGCGGCCAGCGCTGTTCCTTGACCTGGACGGGGTGCTGGCGCCTATGGCGCCGACGCCGGACGCCGTGCTGCCCGACCCCCGGCGAACGGCGGTCTTGAAGGCGCTCGACGCCCGTCTGGCGGGCCGGCTGGCCATTGTCAGCGGGCGCACCCTGGCTGAGATCGACCGCATCGCCGACGGCGCCAGCCGATCGGCCTCGGGCGTGCATGGCCTGGAGCGGCGGCGACGCGACGGCTCGATCGTGCGCGGCGCGCCGGACGCGGGCGTGGCTGAGGCGCTGGCGGCCTTCCAGCAGTTCGCTGAGCGCGACGAGGGCTTGATCGTCGAGGACAAGGGCGTCTCGGCGGGTCTGCACTACCGCCAGGCGCCGGATCAGGCCGAGGCGGCCGCCGGCCTGGCAGACGACTTGGCCGGCCGCACCGGCCTGACGCTTCAGCCCGGCCATATGGTGCTGGAACTCAAGACGCCGGGTTCCGACAAGGGCACGGCGGTGACCGCCTTCATGGCCGAAGCGCCTTTCGCCGGGGCCATCCCGGTCATGCTGGGCGACGACCTGACCGACGAGCACGGCTTCGAAGCGGCGCAGCGACTGGGCGGCTTCGGCGTCCTGGTCGGGCCCGCGCGCGCCACGGCCGCCCGCTATCGACTGGACGGCGTGGACGCCGTCATGGACTGGCTTGAACGACTGGAGGTCGACGCATGACCGAGACGAAACGCACCCAGGCGAACCTCGACCTCTTCCCCATCGGCAACTGCGCGCTGAGCGCCCTGATCGACCGACAGGGCCGCCACGTCTGGGCCTGCGCGCCGCGCGTGGACGGCGATCCGATCTTCTCGGCCCTGATGGACGGCGACGACCCTGAGCACGGCTTCTGGTCGGTCGAACTGGCGGACGTGAAACACGTCAGCCAGACCTATGTGCGCAATACCCCGATCCTGCGTACGGTCCTCACCGCCGAGGACGGGGCTTCGGTCGAAATCCTGGATTTCGCCCCGCGTCATTCCAAGCAGGGCCGCACCTATCGCCCGCTGGCGTTCGGCAAGCTGATCCGGCCGCTGGAGGGCGCGCCGCGGATCACCATCCGCCTGCGGCCGTCCGCCGACTGGGGCGCGCGCCGGGCCAAGATCACCTCGGGCTCCAACCACATCCGCTATCTGTGCAGCGACGTGGTGATGCGGCTGACCACCAACTGCCCGGTCTCGCACGTGCTGGACGAGCGGACGTTCCGGCTGGAAAACGAGATGGCCTTCTTCCTGGGGCCGGACGAGGGCTACGACCAGCCCGTGCTGTCGGGCGTCACGGCCGCCTATGAACAGACGGCGTCCTATTGGAAGAACTGGGTGCGCACCCTGTATCTGCCGCTGGACTATCAGGAGGCGGTGATCCGCGCGGCGATCACGCTCAAGCTCTGCGCCTATGAGGAGACCGGCGCCATCGTCGCCGCCATGACCACCTCGGTGCCCGAGTTCCCCGAGAGCGGGCGGAACTGGGACTATCGCTACTGCTGGATCCGCGACGCCTATTATACGGTGCGCGCGCTGAACCGGCTGGGTGCGGTCGACATTCTGGAGAACTACCTCGTCTATCTGCGCAACCTCGTCGACGCCTCAGGCGGCGGCCACGTCCAGCCCGTGTACGGCGTCGGTCTGGAAGAGGACATCGACGAGCGCATCACCGAGACCGTCGAGGGCTATCGCGGGATGAAACCAGTGCGCGTGGGCAACCAGGCGCGCGAGCACCTGCAGCACGACGTCTATGGCCAGATCGTGCTGCCGCTGGTGCAGAGCTTCTACGACCATCGCCTGCTTCGGCCCGGATCTGTCGAGGATTTCTGCGCGCTCGAGAAGGTGGGCGAGCGCGCCTACGCCATGCACGATCAGCCCGACGCCGGCCTATGGGAGTTCCGCACCATCGCCCGGGTGCACACCTATTCGTCGGTCATGTGCTGGGCCGCCTGCGATCGCCTGGCCAAGGCGGCGGATCATCTGGGGCTGCAGTCTCGCGGCGAGGTCTGGCGCGAGCGGGCGTCCGAAATCCGCGCCCGTATTGAGAAGGAGGCCTTCCTGCCCGACGAGGGCCGGTTCGGCGCCAGCTTCGGCGGGACGGAGCTGGACGCAAGTCTGCTCCAGATGACCGATCTGGGCTTCCTCGATCCGGCGGACCCGCGCCAGGTCCAGACCTTCGACGCCATCGAGCGCGACCTGAAGAAGGGCAGCCATCTGTTCCGCTACGTCGAGCCGGATGACTTCGGCGAGCCGGAGACGGCGTTCAACTTCTGCACCTTCTGGTTCATCGAGGCCCTGCACCTGAACGGCCGCACCGAAGAGGCGCGCGAAATCTTCGCCGAGATGCTGAACCGACGCACGGCGGCGGGGCTGCTCAGCGAGGACATCGCCATCGAGACGGGCGAACTGTGGGGGAACTATCCGCAGACCTATTCGCTGGTGGGCATCATCAACTGCGCGGTGCTGCTGAGCCGTTCCTGGACGGAAGCCCGCTGAAGCCATGTCGCGTCTGATCGTCGTTTCGAACCGGGTCTCCGCGCCCAAGGACCCCGCCGCCGGATCGGCGGGCGGACTGGCCATGGCCCTGTCCGCCGCCCTTCGCAAATACGACGGCCTTTGGTTCGGCTGGTCGGGCGAGACGGTGGAGACCTTCAAGCCCGAGGCCAAGTTCGAGGATCGCGCCGGCGTCACCGTCGCCCTGGTCGATCTGGAAGCCCAGGACGTCGACGAATACTACAACGGCTACGCCAACAAGACGCTGTGGCCGCTGTTCCACCATCGGGTGGACCTGACCGCCTATGAGCGCAGCTTCGGCGAGGGTTACGAGCGGACCAATGCGCGCTTCGCCGAGGTGCTGGCGCCGCTGATCGAGCCCGACGACCTGATCTGGATTCACGACTATCACATGATCCCGCTGGCCCGGGATCTGCGGCGGTTGGGCGTGACCAACCGCATCGGTTTTTTCCTGCATACGCCGTGGCCGGCGCGCCAGCTGCTGGTGACCCTGCCGTATCATCGGCGGCTGGTCGAAAGCCTGTTCGACTTCGACCTGATCGGCTTCCACACCCGCGAGTGGATGGACCTGTTCACCGACTATGTGGTCAGCGAGGCCAAGGGCGATGTGACCGGCGAGAACGGGCTGGAATGCTTCGGCCGTCAGGTGCAGGTCGGCGTCTTTCCTATCGGCATCGACGTCGACGGCTTCCTGGAGGCGCGAAACTCGACCCTGGGCGCGCGCACCTACGACAGGATGGCGGCGTCCGCGGTCTTCCGCTCGATGATCGTGGGGGTGGACCGGCTGGACTACTCCAAGGGTCTGGAGCAGCGTCTGCTGGGCTATGAGCAGTTCCTGCACAACAATCCGTCCATGCGCGGCGACGTCTTCCTGTTGCAGGTGACGCCGATCTCGCGCGACGACGTGGACACCTACCAGGACATTCGCGGGCGGTTGGACGCCCTGGCCGGGCGGATCAACGGCGAGTTCGCCGACATGGACTGGCAGCCCATCCGCTACCTGAACCGCACCTACCGCCGCGACCAGCTGGCGGGCATCTATCGCGCCGCGCGAGTGGGTCTGGTGACACCTCTGCGCGACGGCATGAACCTGGTCGCCAAGGAATATGTGGCGGCCCAGAACCCGGAAGATCCCGGCGTGCTGATCCTGTCGCGCTTCGCCGGCGCGGCCGAGCAGATGGGCGAGGCCCTGCTGGTCAATCCGTTCAGCCGCGAAGAGCTGTCGGACGCCATCAAGAACGCCTTGACCATGCCCCTGGCCGAACGCATTCGGAAATGGGAAGCGCTGATGAAGGTGGTGCGCGACACCGACGTGTCGATCTGGCGCGACGACTTCGTGCAGGCGCTGATGTCGGCGCCGCGCGTCAAGGAGCTGCCGGTTTTCGACGCGGCCTGATCGGGCGGAATACTTGACTATTTCCTAGGGGCTTCTATATGCGCCCCAACCCCGGGACAGGTCTGCGATGCGCGCCGCCCGTTCGCCCCTGAACATTTGGGCGGTTCCGAGGTCCGCAACGCGACCCTTCGTTCCCATAGGTTTCATGACTGAATTCACCCAACTGGGCCTTTCGCCCACGACCCTGCAGGCCGTCGCCGACACCGGCTACACCACCGCCACCCCCATTCAGGCCCAGGCCATTCCGGTGGCGCTCGCCGGCCGCGACGTGCTGGGCATCGCCCAGACCGGCACCGGCAAGACGGCGGCCTTCACCCTGCCGCTGGTCGACCGCCTCGCCTCGGGACGTGCCCGCGCCCGGATGCCGCGCGCCCTGGTGCTGGCGCCGACCCGCGAGCTTGCCGACCAGGTCGCCGAGAGCTTCGCCAAATACGCCAAGGGCACCAAGCTGAACTGGGTGCTGCTGATCGGCGGCGTCTCCATGGGCGACCAGGTCGCGGCGCTGAACAAGGGCGTCGACGTTCTGATCGCGACGCCCGGCCGCCTGATCGACCTGTTCGAACGCGGCAAGATGATGCTGAACGGCGTCGAGATCATGGTCGTTGATGAAGCTGACCGCATGCTCGACATGGGTTTCATCCCGGACATCGAAAAGATCTTCAAACTGACGCCGCCCAAGCGCCAGACCCTGTTCTTCTCGGCCACCATGCCGCCCGAGATCACCCGGCTGACGACGCAGTTCCTCAAGGATCCGACCCGGATCGAGGCCTCGCGTCCGGCCATGACCGCCGACACCATCACCCAGTATGTGGTGCGCATCCCGACCTCGGACCCCAAGGCCAAGCGCACGGCGTTGCGCGCCCTGGTCGGTCGCGAGGACGTCAAGAACGGCATCGTTTTCTGCAATCGCAAGAGCGAGGTCGACATTGTCGCC is a window encoding:
- a CDS encoding DEAD/DEAH box helicase — translated: MTEFTQLGLSPTTLQAVADTGYTTATPIQAQAIPVALAGRDVLGIAQTGTGKTAAFTLPLVDRLASGRARARMPRALVLAPTRELADQVAESFAKYAKGTKLNWVLLIGGVSMGDQVAALNKGVDVLIATPGRLIDLFERGKMMLNGVEIMVVDEADRMLDMGFIPDIEKIFKLTPPKRQTLFFSATMPPEITRLTTQFLKDPTRIEASRPAMTADTITQYVVRIPTSDPKAKRTALRALVGREDVKNGIVFCNRKSEVDIVAKSLKTHGFDAAPIHGDLDQSLRTKTLADFRSGALKILVASDVAARGLDIPDVSHVFNYDVSHHADDYVHRIGRTGRAGKLGQAFMIVTPADDKSLDKVLKLIKKDPVELALDGIDFASIKDRPRDDERRGRGRERGGRDRKPRAEAAPAEAAPVAAIEAAPSIETEAPAPKRGRSRRKPAADATPVEVAATEQAAPVSAPARPVQAPQLRQSDRRGEQRQPEPERQNARGFGDDIPAFLRRPVLIKG
- a CDS encoding glycoside hydrolase family 15 protein translates to MTETKRTQANLDLFPIGNCALSALIDRQGRHVWACAPRVDGDPIFSALMDGDDPEHGFWSVELADVKHVSQTYVRNTPILRTVLTAEDGASVEILDFAPRHSKQGRTYRPLAFGKLIRPLEGAPRITIRLRPSADWGARRAKITSGSNHIRYLCSDVVMRLTTNCPVSHVLDERTFRLENEMAFFLGPDEGYDQPVLSGVTAAYEQTASYWKNWVRTLYLPLDYQEAVIRAAITLKLCAYEETGAIVAAMTTSVPEFPESGRNWDYRYCWIRDAYYTVRALNRLGAVDILENYLVYLRNLVDASGGGHVQPVYGVGLEEDIDERITETVEGYRGMKPVRVGNQAREHLQHDVYGQIVLPLVQSFYDHRLLRPGSVEDFCALEKVGERAYAMHDQPDAGLWEFRTIARVHTYSSVMCWAACDRLAKAADHLGLQSRGEVWRERASEIRARIEKEAFLPDEGRFGASFGGTELDASLLQMTDLGFLDPADPRQVQTFDAIERDLKKGSHLFRYVEPDDFGEPETAFNFCTFWFIEALHLNGRTEEAREIFAEMLNRRTAAGLLSEDIAIETGELWGNYPQTYSLVGIINCAVLLSRSWTEAR
- the otsB gene encoding trehalose-phosphatase, which translates into the protein MPPATAIVEPSSAGDLPAPPSRLARPALFLDLDGVLAPMAPTPDAVLPDPRRTAVLKALDARLAGRLAIVSGRTLAEIDRIADGASRSASGVHGLERRRRDGSIVRGAPDAGVAEALAAFQQFAERDEGLIVEDKGVSAGLHYRQAPDQAEAAAGLADDLAGRTGLTLQPGHMVLELKTPGSDKGTAVTAFMAEAPFAGAIPVMLGDDLTDEHGFEAAQRLGGFGVLVGPARATAARYRLDGVDAVMDWLERLEVDA
- a CDS encoding trehalose-6-phosphate synthase, which codes for MSRLIVVSNRVSAPKDPAAGSAGGLAMALSAALRKYDGLWFGWSGETVETFKPEAKFEDRAGVTVALVDLEAQDVDEYYNGYANKTLWPLFHHRVDLTAYERSFGEGYERTNARFAEVLAPLIEPDDLIWIHDYHMIPLARDLRRLGVTNRIGFFLHTPWPARQLLVTLPYHRRLVESLFDFDLIGFHTREWMDLFTDYVVSEAKGDVTGENGLECFGRQVQVGVFPIGIDVDGFLEARNSTLGARTYDRMAASAVFRSMIVGVDRLDYSKGLEQRLLGYEQFLHNNPSMRGDVFLLQVTPISRDDVDTYQDIRGRLDALAGRINGEFADMDWQPIRYLNRTYRRDQLAGIYRAARVGLVTPLRDGMNLVAKEYVAAQNPEDPGVLILSRFAGAAEQMGEALLVNPFSREELSDAIKNALTMPLAERIRKWEALMKVVRDTDVSIWRDDFVQALMSAPRVKELPVFDAA